The following are encoded together in the Montipora foliosa isolate CH-2021 chromosome 12, ASM3666993v2, whole genome shotgun sequence genome:
- the LOC137978874 gene encoding uncharacterized protein, with protein sequence MSKATEPGSASGDSAQCTAQECWLALQNLRSQCPLVQCITNYVSMDIMANTLLAIGASPAMVHAEEEVDEFVPISSALLVNIGTLSSAWIKSMHKAASKAQELRKVWVLDPVGAGATNLRTKTARDLTISYKPTVIRGNPSEIMALAKSICTGVNLQTLDGAQKGVDSSQSSTSALVPAKSLALECNCVVVVTGKDDYVTNGSRVITVSNGHPILQKITAAGCSLTAVMAAFVSVRDARDVNQVMNSCAYALSIFGIAAELAMKDPLVKGPGSARMHMLDAYSSIDLKTLKVMAKFS encoded by the exons ATGTCTAAGGCAACGGAACCCGGTTCTGCCAGCGGAGATTCCGCACAGTGTACTGCACAAGAATGCTGGTTAGCTTTGCAAAATTTAAGATCTCAGTGTCCTCTTGTTCAATGCATCACGAATTATGTGTCCATGGACATCATGGCAAATACTCTTCTTGCCATTGGTGCATCGCCTGCTATGGTTCATG CTGAAGAGGAAGTGGACGAATTTGTACCCATTTCATCTGCACTTCTGGTGAATATTGGCACTCTCTCTAGTGCGTGGATCAAGTCCATGCACAAGGCTGCTTCAAAAGCTCAAGAACTACGGAAGGTCTGGGTGTTAGACCCTGTGGGTGCAGGTGCCACTAATCTGAGAACAAAAACTGCAAGGGATCTAACAATTTCTTATAAACCTACCGTGATCAGGGGAAATCCTTCAGAAATCATGGCTTTGGCCAAAAGTATTTGCACTGGAGTAAATCTTCAAACTTTAG ATGGAGCACAAAAAGGAGTGGATAGTTCTCAGAGCTCTACTTCTGCACTAGTGCCAGCCAAATCCCTAGCATTGGAGTGTAACTGTGTTGTTGTGGTGACAGGGAAGGATGATTATGTGACCAATGGATCAAGAGTAATTACTGTATCTAATGGCCATCCGATTCTTCAAAAGATCACTGCAGCTGGGTGTTCTCTAACAGCAGTAATGGCAGCATTTGTTTCAGTGAGAGATGCGAGAGATGTCAATCAAGTCATGAACAGCTGTGCATATGCATTGAGCATTTTTGGAATTGCAGCTGAATTGGCAATGAAAGATCCATTAGTTAAAGGTCCTGGCAGTGCAAGAATGCACATGCTGGATGCATATAGCAGCATCGATCTCAAAACCTTGAAAGTAATGGCCAAATTTTCTTAG
- the LOC137979917 gene encoding probable phytanoyl-CoA dioxygenase, which yields MAGPFSKCGISEEDILTFQNDGVICLRAAVDQKWINILKNGIEENRRNPSEMTKRKGHTSFFHDYNNWRCIKEYEEFIFQSGVGEIAAKFLQSSAVALYSNHVIVKDSGCTKQTPWHQDQSYYEIDGQQVCSIWLPVDPVSKYTCLRLVQGSHRWTKVFKPVRFDGPPYISYEVKSGHEEEEKRFLPTPNVDGNDDYQVLSWDMEPGDCILFHMRTVHGSNGNNLPTPRRAFSTRWLGKDAVKGERPWMNLPPSQISRLKKGDGLVDSGLFPVISATGQP from the exons ATGGCTGGTCCTTTCTCGAAGTGCGGAATTTCGGAGGAAGACATTTTAACTTTCCAGAACGATGGGGTGATTTGCTTGCGAGCTGCCGTTGATCAGAAATGGattaatattttgaaaaatggaatTGAGGAAAATCGGCGTAATCCATCCGAGATGACAAAGCGAAAGGGACACACCTCCTTCTTTCATGACTACAACAATTGGAGGTGTATAAAAGAATATGAGGAGTTTATCTTTCAGTCAGGTGTTGGGGAAATCGCCGCCAAGTTTCTCCAGTCTTCG GCGGTCGCACTGTACTCTAATCACGTTATTGTGAAGGACAGCGGATGCACAAAACAGACCCCTTGGCACCAGGATCAATCATATTATGAAATAGACGGACAGCAG GTGTGTTCAATATGGCTTCCAGTTGACCCGGTCTCCAAATATACGTGTCTTCGTCTGGTTCAAGGATCGCACAGGTGGACTAAAGTTTTCAAGCCAGTCCGTTTTGACGGCCCACCTTACATTTCGTATGAGGTGAAATCAGGCCatgaagaagaagagaaacgaTTTCTGCCTACACCAAACGTGGACGGAAACGATGACTACCAAGTTCTCTCGTGGGATATGGAG CCTGGAGATTGTATTCTATTCCACATGAGGACAGTTCATGGATCCAATGGCAACAATCTACCTACTCCAAGGCGGGCATTCTCCACCAGATGGCTGGGAAAAGATGCGGTCAAGGGAGAAAGACCTTGGATGAATTTGCCACCTAGTCAGATAAGTCGCCTGAAGAAAGGAGACGGTCTCGTGGATTCCGGCTTATTTCCTGTCATCTCAGCAACTGGGCAGCCATAA
- the LOC137979918 gene encoding ciliary microtubule inner protein 1-like has protein sequence MFGVRGKAKACNFVHNDEIWKDHVNSELLSQRRWPDKWGFLASEYRQLQRETLKIGLDSEMDIMEEEEKKESTSTEGIEEKNETRKIVADNDKMIFPGTSSQMIGWRRETHRNEVERHARGKQDIVKLFKWPREGV, from the exons ATGTTTGGGGTGAGAGGAAAGGCTAAGGCCTGCAATTTTGTGCATAACGACGAGATATG GAAAGATCACGTAAACAGCGAACTCCTTTCTCAAAGGCGTTGGCCGGACAAGTGGGGATTTCTGGCTAGTGAATATCGACAG TTACAACGAGAAACACTCAAGATCGGCCTTGACTCCGAAATGGACATAATGGAAGAAGAGGAAAAGAAGGAGAGCACATCAACTGAAGGCATAGAAGAAAAGAATGAGACAAGGAAAATTGTAGCTGACAATGACAAAATGATTTTTCCCGGGACATCATCCCAGATGATAGGGTGGAGACGCGAAACGCATCGAAACGAAGTCGAGAGACATGCACGAGGGAAACAGGACATTGTTAAGTTATTTAAATGGCCGCGCGAGGGTGTTTAG
- the LOC137978889 gene encoding cytochrome c oxidase subunit 7A-related protein, mitochondrial-like, with translation MFYKQNSFSGRVSPTEAAAAYQPQGLGPAKEVKAGPVIEALAMTNSAAPSATSEIRKWQEFFQKTKAPVYLAGGTRDVAIFRGLSVVVGVGIGYTFYNMYLMATGQLKKKERS, from the exons ATGTTCTATAAACAAAATTCATTTTCAGGGAGAGTTTCTCCGACCGAAGCCGCTGCTGCATATCAACCTCAG GGACTTGGACCAGCTAAAGAAGTAAAAGCAGGGCCTGTTATTGAAGCATTAGCAATGACAAATTCTGCTGCACCCTCTGCAACAAGTGAAATTAGAAAGTGGCAAGAATTTTTTCAG AAAACCAAGGCTCCAGTGTACCTTGCTGGGGGAACAAGAGATGTAGCGATTTTTCGTGGCCTTTCTGTTGTTGTCGGCGTCGGAATAGGATACACCTTCTACAATATGTATCTCATGGCTACAGGTCAACTCAAAAAGAAGGAGAGATCCTAG